In one window of Lynx canadensis isolate LIC74 chromosome B3, mLynCan4.pri.v2, whole genome shotgun sequence DNA:
- the LOC115517269 gene encoding LOW QUALITY PROTEIN: 60S ribosomal protein L32-like (The sequence of the model RefSeq protein was modified relative to this genomic sequence to represent the inferred CDS: inserted 2 bases in 1 codon), translated as MAALRPLVTSKIIKKRTKGPLAKKFIWHQSNQYVKIKHNWQRPRGTDDRVGRRFKGQISMPNTGYWSNRKTKHMLPSGFRKFLVHKVKELEVXRVCKKSYWAEITPNVSSKNRKAAAERAVPLAVRGTHPEARLRSEENE; from the exons ATGGCTGCCCTCAGACCTCTGGTGACATCCAAGATCATTAAAAAGAGAaccaaggggcccctgg ctaagAAGTTCATCTGGCACCAGTCAAACCAATATGTCAAAATTAAGCACAACTGGCAGAGACCCAGAGGCACTGACGATAGGGTGGGCAGAAGATTCAAGGGCCAGATCTCGATGCCCAACACCGGTTACTGGAgcaacaggaaaacaaagcacATGCTGCCCAGTGGCTTCCGGAAGTTCCTAGTCCACAAGGTCAAGGAGCTTGAAGT TCGTGTGTGCAAAAAATCTTACTGGGCAGAGATTACTCCCAACGTCTCCTCCAAGAACCGCAAAGCTGCTGCAGAAAGAGCAGTGCCACTGGCCGTCAGAGGCACCCATCCTGAAGCCAGGCTGCGCAGcgaagaaaatgaatag